In Mustelus asterias unplaced genomic scaffold, sMusAst1.hap1.1 HAP1_SCAFFOLD_3405, whole genome shotgun sequence, the DNA window aaccctttctatccctgtaacctcctccagcccctacaatcctccctatgtctgtaccctcctccagcccctacatacctccctatctctgtaacctcctccagccccgactaccctccctatctctgtaacctcctccagcccctacaaccctccctatctctgtaacctcctccaacccatacaaccctcactatctctgtaacctcctccagcccctaaaaccctccctatctctgtaacctcctccagccccaacaaccctttctatccctgtaacctcctccagcccctacaatcctccctatgtctgtaccctcctccagcccctacatacctccctatctctgtaacctcctccagccccgactaccctccctatctctgtaacctcctccagcccctacaaccctccctatctctgtaacctcctccagtccctacaacccccccatctctgtaacctcctccagcccctacaacactccctatcgctgtaacctcctccagccccaacaaccctccctatctctgtaatctcctccagatccttcaaccctccttatctctgttacctcctccagcccccaaccctccctatctctgtaaccccctccaagcccgtacaactctccctatctctgtaacctcctccagccctacaatcctccctatctctgtaacctcctccaacccatacaaccctcactatctctgtaacctcctccagtccctacaaccctcccatctctgtaacctcctccagcccctacaaccctccctatcgctgtaacctcctccagccccaacaaccctccctatctctgtaatctcctccagatcctacaaccctccctatctctgtaacctcctccagcccccaaccctccctatctctgtaaccccctccaagcccgtacaactctccctatctctgtaacctcctccagccctacaatcctccctatctctgtaacctcctccaacccatacaaccctccctatctctgtaacctcctccagccccgactaccctccctatctctgtaacctcctccagcccctacaaccctccctatctctgtaacctcctccagccccgactaccctccctatctctgtaacctcctccagcccccacaacactccctatctctgtaacctcctccagtccctataactctccctatctctgtaacctcctccagccccgactaccctccctatctctgtaacctcctccagcccccacaacactccctatctctgtaacctcctccagcccctacaaccctccctatctctgtaacctcctccagccccgactaccctccctatctctgtaacctcctccagcccctacaactgcTGTTACGTAATGTGAGGCAGACGCAGATTGTGAAGGGAATcggggggtttgtgggggtgtTGAGGGGAGTTTTATTGCCgatgcgagttgttgtgatctgggagACGCTGGCCCAGAGAGCACTGGGAGCAGATTCCCCGTCGGAAACGGAGGGGAATTGGAGGAATATTTGGATGTGGGGAAATTTTCAGCGTGGTGTAAAGATTGTGGGAGTCTGTGGGGTTAATGGGATAGGTATTTGGAAGAGccagtgatgggccgaatggtcttctctgGCCTGGTGTGACTCCTCCATTGTCTGTCAGTGATGTTGTTCCCCTCAGGTGCCGGATGCCATCCGACAGTGCCAGAAAGCTGGTATCATTGTCCGTATGGTAACGGGTGATAACCTCAGCACTGCCCGTGCTATCGCCTCCAAGTGTGGCATTATCCAACCCGGCGACAATTTCCTCTGCCTCGAGGGCAAGGAGTTCAACAAGAGGATCCGGAACGAGCACGGAGAGGTGAGGGTTAACCCCTGACCCCGACCTGACCCTGATTGACCCGAGCCCTGACCCCGATTGACCCGATTCCTGACCCCTATTGACCCGATCCCTGACCCCAACCTGACCCCAGCCCTGACCCTGATTGACCCCAGCTCTGACCGATTGACCCGATCCCTTACCCCAACCTGACCCCGATTGACCTGATCCCTGACCCCTAGTGACCCGATCCCTGACCCCGATTGACTCAATCCCTGACCCTGATTGACCCGATCCCTGACCCCGATTGACCTGATCCCTGACCCCAACCTGACTCCGATTGACCCGATCCCTGACCCCGATTGACCCGATCCCTGACCCCTATTGACCAGATCCCTGACTCCAATTGACCCGATCCCTGACTCCAATTGACCCGATCCCTGACCCCTATTGACCCGATCCCTGACTCCGATTGACCCGATCCCTGACCCCAATCCTGACCCTGATTGACGCGATTCCTCACCCCAACCTGACCCCGATCTGACCCTGATTCCTGTTGTGTCAGCAGACTATCAACCAGCCCCGCCCGCATATTCCCAAAGGCAAACGGCCCCGCCGTTAGCCTGGGATCCTGTGACTGGTCAGCAATGGCTAAACAATCCCCAACGCACCGAGTATACATTAACCAGATAGCCAGTCATGTGATCCAACTCAAACCTGGCGCTCTCATCTttacagaagaactaggagcaggagtaggccattcagcccctcgagcctgccccgccattcaataagatcatggctgatctttttgtggactcagctccacttaccgcccgctcaccgtaacccttaattcctttactgttcaaaaatatatctatcatgccttaaaaacattcaatgagggagcctcaactattcaatgagggagcctcaactgcttcactgggcagggaattccacagattcacaaccctttgtgtgaagaagttcctcctcaactcacttTATCCTGATGGGAGTGAAGCAAAGTGATTCGCTgacctgtctccctccccccatctccccacagccctcccaacccctccccacagcccccccacccctccccacagcccccccacccctccccacagcccccccacccctccccacagcccccccacccctccccacagcccccccacccctccccacagcccccccacccctccccacagcccccccacccctccccacagcccccccacccctccccacagcccccccacccctccccacagcccccccacccctccccacagcccccccacccctccccacagcccccccacccctccccacagcccccccaccccgcacacttcctcccccacccactggcATTCCAGTCCCGAGCGACCCACCCTGGCCCTGCCTTCtatcccttccccaccccacgcTCTCCCTCCAATAACAGCTGCTCCTCCTGTCCCTGCAGATCGATCAGGaactcttggacaaggtgtggcCCAACCTGCGGGTGCTGGCTCGCTCCTCTCCCACTGACAAGTACACCCTGGTCAAAGGTAGGAGCCTCTCGCACCCATTGACAAACTGTAATCAACTTGGTACTGGACAATAATATCAGCACTTATAAAGAGAGACCGCTGGGGGTATTGTTTAATTAAATACTCAGAGcacttataaagagagactgctgtgggctattaaataattaaataccCAGAGTGCTTATAAAGAGAGACCGCTGGGGCTATTGTATAATTAAATACCCAGAGTGCTTATAAAGAGAGACCGCTGGGGCTATTGTTTAATTAAATACCCAGAGTGCTTATAAAGAGAGACCGCTGGGGCTATTGTATAATTAAATACCCAGAGTGCTTATAAAGAGAGACCGCTGGGGCTATTGTATAATTAAATACCCAGAGTGCTTATAAAGAGAGACCGCTGGGGCTATTGTATAATTAAATATCCAGAGTGCTTATAAAGAGAGACCGCTGGGGCTATTGTATAATTAAATACCCAGAGTGCTTATAAAGAGAGACCGCTGGGGCTATTGTATAATTAAATACCCAGAGTGCTTATAAAGAGAGACCGCTGGGGCTATTGTATAATTAAATATCCAGAGCACTTATAAAGAGAGACCGCTGATAGACCGCAGGGTGGGGGAAAGCAGGTTTATTTAAAACCACCTCAGTCCCAGGATCAGCggtggccattttggactgagaccaGGGGGAAGTCCCTTTCCTCCGAGGGTTGGGGATCCTTGGAATTCCTAACCCGCCCACCCCCAGGGGAAGCTCAGTCATCGAGTGCGTTCGATGGGGTCAGGAGGGATGTTTGGACACTGAGGTGACTGAGGGAGCACCGAGGGGGGGGGTTCTTGTGAAAGGGGCAAATGGAATTAGGGGGCAACGATACCTCACACTGTCTCGACAAAATCAAATGGTGTGACTTGTAGAGAGGGTTCTGGTGTGTTActccgtggtgtaggtacaccaacagcgCTGTTAGAGGGTGGTTCCAGGGATTTTGGcccagtcacagtgaaggaactgccggtatatttccaagtcgggatggtgtgtgtgtgtgtgtgtgtgtgtgtgtgtgtctgggggaggctcggagggggaacttgcaggcggtgggtgttccccatggcgtctgctgccctcgtccttctagggggtagaggtggcgggtttgggcaGCGCTGTCGAAGGACCCCGTCGCCGCGGTTCATCTCGCTCCAGGGGCGACGGGTGGGCCCGAGTTGCCGTGGTGATTGTGTGATTTCCAAAGATACCCGCCCCTCGGAGTGTAGAGGCTTCTCCGCGTCTCGgtccaaaatggccacccccttGTCCCAAGAACGTGATGGTCCCCGCCCTCCCTGCCCAGCCCCCTCTACCCTCTCCGGCGATGCTCAGCTGTGGCACAATGCCGTCCCTGTCCCAGCTCCCTATCGCCCGTAAGCGCCCTGAGACACGGGCACCATGTTGTGCAGGTTTTCAATCGGCGCCCCTCTCTCCATGTTCCCCACCCCTCTGCTCCTCCCTCCATTTGAAGGGCTGTTAGCCTATCcctcagccccagctccctcgctGGGAGGCGCAACGCTTCATGTTCGTGACATACGTCACATTTCTTTTGGCTTTGCGCGTTTAGACCACGTAAGTCACACCAGTTGATTCTAGCCCAAGGTTGGGTGTGAAACCAGGCATGTTTCTCCATGATGGCCTTGTTTCCAgcattgcccctctctctttcttaccAACTTCCCAGCGTCCCAGGGCGGTCTCCCTTTATATGTGTTCTAAGTATTTTATTGACCTATGCCCCAGGGCGGCCTCTGTCTAGACATTCTCTCGGTCCTTAATTTCATTTCATAATGCCCATCCCCCCGGCAGTCTCTCTTTATAGGTGCTCTGGGTATTCCATTAAACTATGCCCCAGGGCAGTCtctctcagcacggtggcacagtggttagcaccgttgcctcacagcgccagggacccgggctcaataccgccctcgggtcactgtctgtgtggagtctgcacgttctccccgcgtctgcgtgggtttcctccgggtgctccggtttcctcccacagtccaaagatagaacatagaacagtacagcacagaacaggcccttcggcccacgatgttgtgccgagctttgtctgaaaccaagatcaagctatcccactccctatcatcctggtgtgctccatgtgcctatccaataaccgcttaaatgttcctaaagtgtctgactccactatcactgcaggcagtccattccacaccccaaccactctctgcgtaaagaacctacctctgatatccttcctatatctcccaccacgaaccctatagttatgcccccttgtaatagctccatccacccgaggaaatagtctttgaacgttcactctatctatccccttcatcattttataaacctctattaagtctcccctcagcctcttccgctccagagagaacagccctagctccctcaacctttcctcataagacctaccctccaaaccaggcagcatcctggtaaatctcctctgcactctttccagcgcttccacatccttcttatagtgaggtgaccagaactgcacacaatattccaaatgtggtctcaccaaggtcctgtacagttgcagcataaccccacggctcttaaactccaaacccctgttaataaaagctaacacactataggccttcttcacagctctatccacttgagtggcaacctttagaggtctgtggatatgaaccccaagatctctctgttcctccacaatcttcagaaccctacctttgaccctgtaatccacatttaaattagtcctaccaaaatgaatcacctcacatttatcagggttaaactccatttgccatttttcagcccagctttgcatcctatctatgtctctttgcagcctacaacagccctccacctcatccactactccaccaatcttggtgtcatcagcaaatttactgatccatccttcagatgcgcgggttaggtgcgttggccgtgttaAAATTGCCTTTTAGGGCCtggttttaccatcacgttgcgcccgttttcaggtgtaAAAACTTGGTacagtcgggcgtgaggtgagtagcacgatccgcgcccacctccacgcccattccccctttaccaagcgcctaaaatggccgcgatcagcaCCGCTCCCAAAACGGGCgtgacggcaatttaaatgcctctgcaggcatttaaattgacttaaggactgcccgcccaaccttaccgtcacttccccctttaccaccacgttcgcctgtCCAGAATCGGCGTCAAACAGACACGCTCGGCAAAggcctgtttcgggcgctccagctcctgaagaggtaagttcagagcttccggcggctctctgactcagatcggtggtggggggagagccagatcattctccggtgggggggagggagggaggcgggtcagatcattctccgctgggggggagggggggcaggagggaggcggctcagatggctctctggtgggggaggagggggtccgctgccactctgcgggcgatagGGGAGGAgggctcgctgccactctgcgtgcgatcagtgggggggccgcgatcggtctgagTGGCGGGGGAGGAcaagggggtcaataatgttgtgggggtgggacaatgtctgtggggggggggggggacattatccagcccgggagcgatgtggcaggggagcgttattctatttttttctctgcgcatgcgcggttggaggcgccgatcggagcagcagggtttcgggcgcattaagccccgcccacaggcgtaTGCAACGCCATTCGGAATCGCTGCTTTTTGTTCgggcagagtgtggggggggggggggggggggggggcaccagaGAACGGGTctcaaagtcggatctgaaacactcccagattcaacactttgaatcaaaatgataaaatcgggccctgagtgtcagggggatcaaaatatgtggagttacagggatagggccgagaaggggttgtggtcagtgcgggctcgatgggctgaatggcctccttctgcactgtagggattctatatacgCTCTGGATACTTAATGAAACGATACTCCAGGGCAGTCTATCTCTATATGTGCTCTGGACACTTGTTTCCAGTGTGTGAAGTGACGATCCTTGTTAATGGCTGTGTTCCCCGCTCCCTCGGACTGTGTGTAGGGATCATCGACAGTGCGGTGGGGGAACAGCGTGAGGTTGTGGCAGTCACGGGTGATGGAACGAATGATGGTCCCGCCTTGAAGAAAGCCGATGTGGGATTCGCGATGGTGAGTGATGGAGCGACGCACGCGAgccgggggggagtgggtggagaatTTCCCCCAACCGGCTACCCCGCCACGCCATCCCCCCCTACCCAACTCACAGcggccccctctccccgggccgtCACGGAGCGCCGCGTGGTCAGTGCAGCACCGCGCAGGGACCTGGGAAAGCgaccgcacagcaagatcccaagaaCGATGGTCTGTTCCCGCCAACATCACCACAATTTGATTTCATTTGCTCAGTGACGTCTCTTGAAGGAGAAGGATGCGGCCCCAGGGCGCACAGCTCCCCgaacccctccccaaccccaatctgctttactctgtatctaaccccgtgctgtacccgtcctgggagtgtttgatggggacagtgtagagggagctttactctgtatctaaccccgtgctgtacctgtcctgggagtgtttgatggggactgtgtagagggagcttcactctgtatctaaccccgtgctgtacctgtcctgggagtgtttgatggggacagtgcagagggagctttactctgtatctaaccccgtgctgtacctgtccggggagtgtttgatggggacagtgtagagggagccttactctgtatctaaccccgtgctgtacctgtcctgggagtgtttgatggggacagtgtcgagggagctttacactgtatctaaccccgtgctgtacctgtcctgggagtgtttgatggggacagtgtcgagggagctttactctgtatctaaccccgtgctgtacctgtcctgggagtgtttgatggggacagtgtagagggagctttactctgtatctaaccccgtgctgtacctgtcctgggagtgtttgatggggacagtgtcgagggagctttactctgtatctaaccccgtgctgtacctgtcctgggagtgtttaatggggacagtgtagagggagctttactctgtatctaaccccgtgctgtccctgtcctgggagtgtttgatgggggacagtgtagagggagctttactctgtatctaaccccgagctgtacctgtcctgggagtgtttgatggggacagtgtagagggagctttactctgtatctaaccccgtgctgtacctgtcctgggagtgtttgatggggacagtgtagcgggagctttgctctgtatctaaccccgtgctgtacctgtcctgggagtgttggatggggacagtgtagagggagctttgctgtcTATGCAGCCTCTGGCAGTGACTGTCCCGTGTCTCACAGGGGATTGCTGGCACTGATGTGGCGAAGGAAGCTTGTGACATCATTCTGACTGATGACAACTTCACCAGTATCGTGAGGGCAGTGAAATGGGGCCGGAACGTCTACGACAGCATCTCCAAATTCCTGCAGTTCCAATTAACCGTCAACGTGGTGGCTGTCATTGTGGCGTTCACTGGAGCTTGCATCACGCAGGTTAGTGACTGGGGGGCGCGCAATAACCCCTCAATATCCCGGCACGCTGGGGaagtatctgtacactgactggtcgctctcagtcccctctctctcagggagatatctgtacactgactggtgtctctcagtcccctctctctctctcagggagatatctgtacactgactggtgtctctcagtcccccctctctctctctcagggagatatctgtacactgactggtgtctctcagtcccctctctctctctcagggagatatctgtacactggtgtctctcagtcccctctctctctctcagggagatatctgtacactgactggtgtctctcagtcccctctctctctctcagggagatatctgtacactggtgtctctcagtcccctctctctctctcagggagatatctgtacactgactggtgtctctcagtcccctctctctctctcagggagatatctgtacactggtgtctctcagtcccctctctctctctcagggagatatctgtacactgacgggtgtctctcagtcctctctctctctcagggagagatctgtacactgactggtcgctctcagtcccctctctctctcagggagatatctgtacactgactggtgtctctcagtccccctctctctctctcagggagatatctgtacactgactggtgtctctcagtcccccctctctctctctcagggagatatctgtacactgactggtgtctctcagtcccctctctctctctcagggagatatctgtacactgactggtcgctctcagtcccctctctctctctcagggagatatctgtacactgactggtcgctctcagtcccctctctctctctcagggagatatctgtacactgactggtgtctctcagtcccctctctctctctctctctctcagggagatatctgtacactgactggtgtctctcagtcccccctctctctctcagggagatatctgtacactgactggtgtctctcagtcccctctctctctctctcagggagatatctgcacactgactggtgtctctcagtcccccctctctctctctcagggagatatctgtacactgactggtgtctctcagtcccctctctctctcagggagatatctgcacactgactggtgtctctcagtcccctctctctctctctc includes these proteins:
- the LOC144490536 gene encoding plasma membrane calcium-transporting ATPase 2-like; amino-acid sequence: APVVEGGLPLQIGNKTECALLGWLWKLKIDYKEFRSQFPEESFFKVYTFNSTRKSMSTVLKKPDQSFCLFCKGASEIVLKRCSTIIDDEGNSRTFLPEERANLMKTIIEPMASFGLRTLCIAYRDLPANPEPDWDNENSILAKLTCICIVGIEDPVRPEVPDAIRQCQKAGIIVRMVTGDNLSTARAIASKCGIIQPGDNFLCLEGKEFNKRIRNEHGEIDQELLDKVWPNLRVLARSSPTDKYTLVKGIIDSAVGEQREVVAVTGDGTNDGPALKKADVGFAMGIAGTDVAKEACDIILTDDNFTSIVRAVKWGRNVYDSISKFLQFQLTVNVVAVIVAFTGACITQVSDWGARNNPSISRHAGEVSVH